From Flavobacterium sp. 102, a single genomic window includes:
- a CDS encoding TonB-dependent siderophore receptor, with the protein MFLNRCFCFGFLVCSGLVFAQEKQTIDTVKVNQLNEVVVTATRTERKLSSLPLPTSIITSDAILRAGVTRLNEILAEQTGLITIPDFGGVEGIQVQGLDAAYTLIMVDGVPLVGRSAGTLDLSRISVGNIERIEIVKGASSSLYGSEALAGVINITTKKPKKDNLSGNVSYRYATFNTNDANADFVWKKKKFSGSIFTNYFSTDGYDLDKSTTIQTVEPYYSTTVQPKLYYEFSEKLKLVLGNRFYHQKQEYKAVVSDENYNGDAQINEWNAQLKLEQKWKAKINSEYEIYTTNYKTAAFLNDQSNQLFEESYYNQWLFRPEIRITFSTEKSKTTAGIGINYETLDRTYFSSNVTFNSQYGFLQYDYNPTEKWNILAGFRYDNHKQYQSQFSPKLALNYKINKAISLKTSIGYGFKAPDFRQLYFDFTNSSVGYTVLGYNVAEDRLDELDSQGQLLFRSPGIDFNNPLKPESSVNFNFGTYFHKGKLTIDINAFYNSISNLIDTRVVAQRTNGQNVFSYFNINEIFTYGIENNIVYNFSKEFKLSLGYQYLIAKDKSVIEAIENGEVFARDPETLQSFQIKKSDYFGLFNRSKHTANLKAYYTFTKLKTDVNLRIFYRSKYGIFDSNSNQILDKYDDFVNGYFMTNLSVSKHFKEKYSLQIGANNVFDFTNPQEISNVSGRQLFARIQFNF; encoded by the coding sequence ATGTTTCTAAATAGATGTTTTTGTTTTGGATTTTTAGTTTGCTCAGGTCTTGTCTTTGCTCAGGAAAAGCAAACAATCGATACTGTTAAAGTCAATCAGTTAAATGAAGTTGTTGTTACTGCCACAAGAACAGAAAGAAAACTATCATCCTTACCATTACCAACATCCATCATCACCTCTGATGCAATTTTAAGAGCCGGAGTTACGAGACTGAATGAAATTTTGGCAGAGCAAACCGGACTAATCACGATTCCTGATTTTGGTGGAGTAGAAGGTATTCAAGTGCAAGGTTTAGACGCCGCTTATACTTTAATTATGGTTGATGGCGTTCCGTTAGTTGGAAGAAGTGCCGGAACTTTGGATTTGTCCAGAATCAGTGTTGGTAATATTGAGCGAATTGAAATAGTAAAAGGTGCATCATCTTCTTTATATGGTTCCGAAGCTTTAGCCGGCGTGATTAACATTACTACTAAAAAACCAAAAAAAGACAATCTCTCCGGAAATGTTTCTTATCGATATGCGACGTTTAATACTAACGATGCAAATGCCGATTTTGTTTGGAAAAAGAAAAAGTTTTCGGGCAGCATTTTTACGAATTACTTTTCTACTGATGGTTATGATTTAGATAAATCTACTACGATTCAAACGGTTGAACCTTATTATAGCACGACTGTTCAACCCAAATTATATTACGAATTTTCAGAAAAATTAAAGTTGGTTTTAGGCAATCGGTTTTACCATCAAAAACAAGAGTATAAAGCTGTGGTTTCGGATGAAAATTATAATGGCGATGCCCAAATCAATGAATGGAATGCCCAATTAAAATTGGAACAAAAATGGAAGGCCAAGATAAACTCGGAATACGAAATCTACACTACAAACTATAAAACAGCAGCGTTTTTAAATGACCAAAGCAACCAACTATTCGAAGAAAGTTATTATAACCAATGGCTATTTCGACCTGAAATCAGAATTACTTTTTCTACTGAAAAAAGTAAGACTACGGCCGGAATTGGAATCAATTATGAAACCTTAGACCGAACTTATTTCAGTTCGAATGTCACTTTCAATTCACAATACGGATTTCTGCAATATGATTACAATCCAACCGAGAAATGGAACATATTAGCCGGTTTTCGATACGATAATCACAAGCAATACCAATCGCAATTCAGTCCAAAGTTGGCCTTAAATTATAAAATTAACAAAGCCATTTCTTTGAAAACCTCAATCGGTTACGGATTTAAAGCGCCTGATTTTAGACAATTGTACTTTGATTTTACCAATTCTAGTGTTGGTTATACGGTTTTAGGTTATAATGTCGCTGAAGACCGTTTAGACGAATTAGACAGTCAAGGTCAACTTTTATTCAGAAGTCCGGGAATCGATTTTAATAATCCGCTAAAACCCGAAAGTTCGGTGAATTTCAACTTCGGGACATATTTTCATAAAGGCAAGTTGACCATTGACATAAATGCTTTTTACAATTCGATTTCCAATTTGATTGATACGAGAGTGGTTGCGCAAAGAACGAACGGTCAAAACGTATTCAGTTATTTCAATATCAATGAGATTTTTACTTATGGAATCGAAAATAATATAGTTTATAATTTTAGCAAAGAGTTCAAGCTTTCTTTAGGTTACCAATACTTGATTGCCAAAGACAAATCGGTCATTGAAGCGATTGAAAACGGAGAAGTTTTTGCCCGCGATCCGGAAACGTTGCAATCTTTTCAAATCAAAAAATCGGATTATTTCGGATTGTTCAATCGATCAAAACATACTGCTAATCTGAAAGCATATTACACTTTTACTAAACTCAAAACCGATGTTAACCTGAGAATTTTTTATCGCAGTAAATACGGCATTTTCGACAGCAATAGTAACCAAATCTTAGATAAATACGACGATTTTGTCAACGGCTATTTCATGACCAATTTATCGGTTTCCAAACATTTCAAAGAAAAATACTCACTTCAAATCGGAGCCAATAATGTATTCGATTTTACCAATCCACAGGAAATCAGCAATGTTTCCGGAAGACAACTTTTTGCCCGAATTCAATTTAATTTTTAA
- a CDS encoding DUF6607 family protein, whose protein sequence is MKINSFLFSTAFLLIGFTGKSQETKKQQDQKAIKSMCGCYEVQFNFTETFSYAKDTANYKPSKTKHDSGLEWVELIENQENKIVLQHLLIVGATEKDIVKHWRQDWLYENTELYSFFKDKTWKYKKFAPNDVKGQWTQKVYQVDDSPRYEGTASWVFVDGKSYWNNTTDAPLPRREHTKRDDYNVLKRRNIHEITSYGWLHEQDNDKIVRDDKGKDFLLAQEKGVDVYTKVDDSKCKAAQDYWKNNQLIWQKVRAKWDKVFANDKDVTLQKSVNNKPLYSFLFDLKPEASQKEIDAIIDSFIAK, encoded by the coding sequence ATGAAAATCAATTCATTTCTATTTTCAACAGCATTTTTGCTAATCGGCTTTACCGGTAAAAGTCAGGAAACTAAAAAACAGCAAGACCAAAAAGCCATCAAATCGATGTGTGGTTGCTATGAAGTCCAATTCAATTTCACAGAAACTTTTAGTTATGCTAAAGACACTGCTAATTACAAACCATCAAAAACGAAACACGATAGCGGATTAGAATGGGTCGAATTAATAGAGAACCAAGAAAACAAAATCGTTTTGCAACATTTATTAATTGTTGGCGCAACAGAAAAAGACATCGTAAAACACTGGAGACAAGATTGGCTTTATGAAAACACTGAACTATACTCGTTCTTCAAAGACAAAACTTGGAAGTATAAAAAATTTGCTCCAAACGACGTCAAAGGCCAATGGACACAAAAAGTATATCAAGTTGATGACAGTCCGAGATATGAAGGAACCGCTAGTTGGGTTTTTGTAGATGGCAAAAGCTATTGGAACAATACCACCGATGCGCCATTACCAAGAAGAGAACACACTAAAAGAGACGATTATAACGTGTTGAAAAGAAGAAACATTCACGAAATTACCTCTTACGGTTGGTTACACGAACAAGACAACGACAAAATTGTCAGAGATGATAAAGGCAAAGATTTTCTTTTGGCACAAGAAAAAGGAGTTGACGTGTATACCAAAGTCGATGACAGCAAATGTAAAGCAGCGCAAGATTATTGGAAAAACAACCAATTGATATGGCAAAAAGTAAGAGCCAAATGGGATAAAGTTTTTGCCAATGACAAAGATGTAACGCTACAAAAATCTGTAAATAACAAACCGCTTTATTCCTTTTTATTTGATTTAAAACCGGAAGCAAGTCAAAAAGAAATTGACGCGATTATTGATTCTTTTATTGCAAAATAA
- a CDS encoding HmuY family protein — MKTNFLKLSIVALAIVVSSCSNDDSSSTPALETETFSNLYAPQTGGQGQPVGGAFTKFSFSENAVVTNDNWDIAFRGTTIIVNGGTQIGITDEPTRTGIGAVSMVTSTLDAVMAIPATSTFAQDGNATYAIPTGSGNGWYNYNSSNNIISPIAGKVFVVKTHDGKYAKFEILSYYQNAPANPDATSVGRYFTFNFVYQPNSTTTF; from the coding sequence ATGAAAACAAATTTCTTAAAACTTTCAATTGTAGCCTTAGCTATAGTCGTTTCTTCTTGCAGCAATGATGATTCAAGCTCAACTCCGGCATTGGAAACAGAGACTTTCTCTAATTTATATGCGCCACAAACCGGCGGTCAAGGACAACCTGTTGGCGGAGCGTTTACCAAATTCAGTTTCTCGGAAAATGCTGTGGTGACCAATGACAATTGGGATATCGCTTTTAGAGGAACCACTATTATTGTAAATGGCGGAACTCAAATCGGAATTACGGATGAGCCAACAAGAACAGGTATTGGAGCAGTAAGTATGGTGACCAGTACGCTTGATGCTGTTATGGCAATTCCTGCAACTTCCACTTTTGCTCAAGACGGAAATGCTACTTACGCTATTCCAACCGGAAGCGGAAACGGATGGTACAACTACAATTCAAGCAATAATATTATTTCGCCAATCGCAGGAAAAGTATTTGTCGTAAAAACGCATGACGGAAAATATGCAAAATTTGAAATCTTGAGCTATTACCAAAACGCTCCGGCAAATCCTGATGCGACTTCGGTTGGTCGTTATTTTACTTTTAATTTTGTGTATCAACCTAATAGTACAACGACATTTTAA